In Homo sapiens chromosome 19 genomic scaffold, GRCh38.p14 alternate locus group ALT_REF_LOCI_11 HSCHR19KIR_G085_A_HAP_CTG3_1, a single window of DNA contains:
- the KIR2DL4 gene encoding killer cell immunoglobulin-like receptor 2DL4 isoform c precursor (isoform c precursor is encoded by transcript variant 3; The RefSeq protein has 1 substitution compared to this genomic sequence), producing the protein MSMSPTVIILACLGFFLDQSVWAHVGGQDKPFCSAWPSAVVPQGGHVTLRCHYRRGFNIFTLYKKDGVPVPELYNRIFWNSFLISPVTPAHAGTYRCRGFHPHSPTEWSAPSNPLVIMVTGLYEKPSLTARPGPTVRAGENVTLSCSSQSSFDIYHLSREGEAHELRLPAVPSINGTFQADFPLGPATHGETYRCFGSFHGSPYEWSDPSDPLPVSVTGNPSSSWPSPTEPSFKTDAAVMNQEPAGHRTVNREDSDEQDPQEVTYAQLDHCIFTQRKITGPSQRSKRPSTDTSVCIELPNAEPRALSPAHEHHSQALMGSSRETTALSQTQLASSNVPAAGI; encoded by the exons ATGTCCATGTCACCCACGGTCATCATCCTGGCATGTCTTG GGTTCTTCTTGGACCAGAGTGTGTGGGCACACGTGG GTGGTCAGGACAAGCCCTTCTGCTCTGCCTGGCCCAGCGCTGTGGTGCCTCAAGGAGGACACGTGACTCTTCGGTGTCACTGTCGTCGTGGGTTTAACATCTTCACGCTGTACAAGAAAGATGGGGTCCCTGTCCCTGAGCTCTACAACAGAATATTCTGGAACAGTTTCCTCATTAGCCCTGTGACCCCAGCACACGCAGGGACCTACAGATGTCGAGGTTTTCACCCGCACTCCCCCACTGAGTGGTCGGCACCCAGCAACCCCCTGGTGATCATGGTCACAG GTCTATATGAGAAACCTTCGCTTACAGCCCGGCCGGGCCCCACGGTTCGCGCAGGAGAGAACGTGACCTTGTCCTGCAGCTCCCAGAGCTCCTTTGACATCTACCATCTATCCAGGGAGGGGGAAGCCCATGAACTTAGGCTCCCTGCAGTGCCCAGCATCAATGGAACATTCCAGGCCGACTTCCCTCTGGGTCCTGCCACCCACGGAGAGACCTACAGATGCTTCGGCTCTTTCCATGGATCTCCCTACGAGTGGTCAGACCCGAGTGACCCACTGCCTGTTTCTGTCACAG GAAACCCTTCTAGTAGTTGGCCTTCACCCACTGAACCAAGCTTCAAAACTG ATGCTGCTGTAATGAACCAAGAGCCTGCGGGACACAGAACAGTGAACAGGGAG GACTCTGATGAACAAGACCCTCAGGAGGTGACATACGCACAGTTGGATCACTGCATTTTCACACAGAGAAAAATCACTGGCCCTTCTCAGAGGAGCAAGAGACCCTCAACAGATACCAGCGTGTGTATAGAACTTCCAAATGCTGAGCCCAGAGCGTTGTCTCCTGCCCATGAGCACCACAGTCAGGCCTTGATGGGATCTTCTAGGGAGACAACAGCCCTGTCTCAAACCCAGCTTGCCAGCTCTAATGTACCAGCAGCTGGAATCTGA
- the KIR2DL4 gene encoding killer cell immunoglobulin-like receptor 2DL4 isoform b precursor (isoform b precursor is encoded by transcript variant 2; The RefSeq protein has 1 substitution compared to this genomic sequence), whose translation MSMSPTVIILACLGFFLDQSVWAHVGGQDKPFCSAWPSAVVPQGGHVTLRCHYRRGFNIFTLYKKDGVPVPELYNRIFWNSFLISPVTPAHAGTYRCRGFHPHSPTEWSAPSNPLVIMVTGLYEKPSLTARPGPTVRAGENVTLSCSSQSSFDIYHLSREGEAHELRLPAVPSINGTFQADFPLGPATHGETYRCFGSFHGSPYEWSDPSDPLPVSVTGNPSSSWPSPTEPSFKTGIARHLHAVIRYSVAIILFTILPFFLLHRWCSKKKMLL comes from the exons ATGTCCATGTCACCCACGGTCATCATCCTGGCATGTCTTG GGTTCTTCTTGGACCAGAGTGTGTGGGCACACGTGG GTGGTCAGGACAAGCCCTTCTGCTCTGCCTGGCCCAGCGCTGTGGTGCCTCAAGGAGGACACGTGACTCTTCGGTGTCACTGTCGTCGTGGGTTTAACATCTTCACGCTGTACAAGAAAGATGGGGTCCCTGTCCCTGAGCTCTACAACAGAATATTCTGGAACAGTTTCCTCATTAGCCCTGTGACCCCAGCACACGCAGGGACCTACAGATGTCGAGGTTTTCACCCGCACTCCCCCACTGAGTGGTCGGCACCCAGCAACCCCCTGGTGATCATGGTCACAG GTCTATATGAGAAACCTTCGCTTACAGCCCGGCCGGGCCCCACGGTTCGCGCAGGAGAGAACGTGACCTTGTCCTGCAGCTCCCAGAGCTCCTTTGACATCTACCATCTATCCAGGGAGGGGGAAGCCCATGAACTTAGGCTCCCTGCAGTGCCCAGCATCAATGGAACATTCCAGGCCGACTTCCCTCTGGGTCCTGCCACCCACGGAGAGACCTACAGATGCTTCGGCTCTTTCCATGGATCTCCCTACGAGTGGTCAGACCCGAGTGACCCACTGCCTGTTTCTGTCACAG GAAACCCTTCTAGTAGTTGGCCTTCACCCACTGAACCAAGCTTCAAAACTG GTATCGCCAGACACCTGCATGCTGTGATTAGGTACTCAGTGGCCATCATCCTCTTTAccatccttcccttctttctccttcatcgCTGGtgctccaaaaaaaaa ATGCTGCTGTAA